The Myxocyprinus asiaticus isolate MX2 ecotype Aquarium Trade chromosome 6, UBuf_Myxa_2, whole genome shotgun sequence region gtaaatagggtccattttaaTTCATGTTGATGTTAAATAGTCCACTTATCTTCCCATTATACAACAATCCTGTTTATCTTTTCATCATTCAGTGTTTTATTGATGAGATTGTAGTGAACTAAATTTGGCTGTTTTCACAGAATGATTCTTGTCTCTTGTTCTTCAGAGCGAAAATCAATATGAAGTCCGTCTGAGAGATTTACAACTGAGTCTGGACCAATCAGAGAGCCACAAACAGAGCATTCAAAACTATGTGGATTTCCTCAAAAATTCCTACGCCACAATGTTTGAGGAAGTGCTGACATCAGCTTACGTGTCATAATACTACTCAAaatgataaatgtttttattcattGTGTCCTTATTGTGTGtatattttgacagaaaaaagcATTTTGAAGAATAAGAAGGACCAGACTGTTTAGCATTACTTCATTTGTAATAAGGTATATGTGTGGCATTAATGTACAAATAATTCTTCATATGAATTCTTCATACTAAATTAAAATCTGTTTCTAAATTGAAGCAGTTTATTTTATACGTCATTAGTTGTATTTAAAAGTAAACTGTAAGCTTATGTCATAACAAAGTTGATATATTTCTTTATGCAAGAATAAGAAGATAtatctactcttttttttttaatcatttttatggtAAGTTGATGATCATATCAGATAATGCTTTGAGGTGGTAACCGGTAACTGTAGTGCCATATATCCACATATGTTTCACTCACAATgttatatacagctgaagtcagaagttaacatacagttaggttgaagtcattaaaactcattttttaaccactccacagatttcatattagcaatctATAATTTTGACAAgccatttaggacatctactttgtgcatgacatgagtaatttttccaacaattgtttacagacagattgtttcacttttaattgactatatcacaatttcagtgggtcagaagtttacatacactaagtaaactctgcctttaagcagcttggaaaattccagaaaatgatgtcaagcctttaggcaattagccaattagctaattagcttctgactggaggtgtactgaattggaggtgtacctgtggatgtattttaaggcctaccttcaaactcagtgcctttttgcttgacatcatgggaaaatcaaaggaaatcggccaagacctcagaaaaaaaatttaggacctccacaagactggttaatccttgggagacatttccaaatgcctgaaggtaccacattcatctgtacaaaaaattgtacacaagtataaacacgcAGCCATTattccgctcaggaaggagacacattctgtctcccagagatgaatgtagtttggtgcaaaaagtgcaaatcaatcctagaacaacagcaaaggaccttgtaaagattctggaggaaacaggtagacaaatatctatatccaaaGTAATGGACaatcaccccaagcattcctccaaagttgtggcaaaatggcttatggacaataaagtcaaggtattggagtggccatcacaaagccctgacctcagtccgatagaaaatttgtgggcagaactgaaaagcatgtgcgagcaaagaggcctacaaatctgactcagttacaccagttctgtctggaggaatgggccaaaattccagcaacttattgtaagaagcttgttgaaggctacccaaaatttttgacccaagttaaacattttaaaggcaatgctaccaaatattaacaaagtgtatgtaaacttctgacccactggaaatgtgatgaaagaaataaaagctgaagtaaatcattctctctactattattctgacgattaaatgtcaggaactgtgaaaaactgagtttaaatgtatttggctaaggtgtatgtaaatgtatgacttcaactgtaaagtgttattaaaagactaaaaatatacttgtattcaaagAGACTGACATTCCCTCTGTAGTAACCTTAAGTTAAAGGAATGTACGGGGTTCAAGTAAAGCTCTATCAACATCTGTGACATACTGTTGATTACCTGTCACGGATCTGGGTGTCTGTTACAGAAGACCAGACCACCTAaaatcatgaacccagcaggttCTGACcccatccaggagctggttgatGCATTCCGGTGTGCAATCACTCACTGTTTGGATCCCACGGCACTTCCGCAATTCCTTCTTCGGTCTATTCCGCCAGTCCCGTGGTTAACCCAGCACCATACTCTGGATTGGTGGAGAACTGCAGTGGCTTTTTGACCCAGTGTTCACTCGCTCTTGACATGCAGCTGCAACGATTTCCCACAGAGCGGGATAAGGTGGCTTACATTACTGTGCAGTGGGCACAACCTCTCTAGTCCAGTAACCCAATCCCTTGATAGCTTTACCCAAAATTTCCGAGAAGTTTTTGGACGCCCGGTTGGGGATACTTCAGTCTGTGAACAACTGTATAACCTTCGTCAGGGTGAGAGTTCAATCAACGAGTACGCCCTTAAATTCCGCACCCTAGCCGCCTCCAGCAGATGGAATGAGCCAGCTCTTCTAACCACCTACCGCCTGGGACTTGAGCCAAGGTTGCGGCTGCATCTCTCTTCCTTTGATGACTCCATGGGGCTCGAGCGCTTCATCCAGCTCTCCATCAGAGTGGCAAATAGAATGAGGTCCTGCCTCGATGAGTTACCCGCTTCGCAGTTCCCACCTGTCTCCTCGCAACACTCCTCAGCCCATGGTCCAGAACCGGACAGTGAAGTAATGCAGATAGATGCTTTCCGGCTATCCTCAGCAGAGCGCCAACACCGGCTGACCCAGCGGTTGTGTTTGTACTGTGTCGGAAAGGGACACGTCATCTCGGCATGTCCCATTCATACTCCACGCCCACTGGTGAGACACATACACACTCCCAGGGTTTGTCCCTCTATTAACTAATGTGACTCTGACTGCTTCTGTTTTTTCATTCATAGTACCTGCACTTCTCGACTCACGGTCAGACGGCAACTTTATTTCCGACACTTTCTGCAACCAGCTCCGTCTCCAAAGACAGCCGTGTGACCCCAACCTCCAGATCCAAACAATAAACGGCAAACCCCTCGGTAGGGGTTACATCCATCACTAGGTAGGTCCAGTCAAACTTCATGTGGGATGCTTACACACTGAAGAAATAACTTTACTGTTTCTGGAGAATTCCACCGCCGATATAGTCCTGGGGCATCCTTGGTTCATCCTTCATTCCCTGAACATCTCTTGGTCCACCGGCGACGTCCTGAAGTGGGGTTCACAATGCTTTCCGACCTGTTTCCCTGACCTGCCTACTCCAAACCTCCTTAATTCAGTCAAGGAACCTCTTCCTCTCAATCTCAATAACACCACAATTGAGAGCCCAGCCAGTTCTCATCCCATTGAAATCCCTTCTTGTTACTCCCACTTCCATGACGTCTTCTGCCCCCTACGTGCCTCACAGTTACCTCCTCACCGACCATGGGACTGCGCAATAGACTTTCTCCCTGGTGAGCCAGTGCCCCATGGCAAAATATACCCTCTCTTCATTCCAGCGCAAAAGGCCATGGAGGAATATAAAGAGGAGGCCCTTTCCCAGGGCTACATCAGgccttccacttcccctgctgcttcTAGCTTTTTCTTTGTAGCGAAGAAGGATGGAGGCCTCCGTCCCTGCATTGATTACCGCTCCCTCAACAAAATAACCGTTAAGTTCTGGTATCCACTCCCCCTCCTCCCTGCTACCTTGGAATTATTGAGAGGAGCAACTATTTTCACCAAGCTTGACCTGCGTAGCGCTTATAACCTCATTCGAATCCGGAGGGGAGAcgagtggaagacagcctttgTGACACCTACCGGCCACTACGAGTACAGAgtgatgccgtatggcctggtcaacACCCCCTCTGTGTTccagggcttcatgaatgaggtgttccgtgAGTACCTCCATCAATTCGTCATCGTCTATATCGACAACATTCTGGTGTACTCCCAGAACGAGACCAACCATCGTCAGCATTACAAGCTTGTGTTTAAGAAGTTGAGGGAATACCACCTATACCTCAAGGTGGAgaaatgttcatttcaccagaaatcCCTCCatttcccatatatatatatatatatatatatatatatatatatatatatatatatatatatatatatatatataatatcagtCCAGGAGGCATTCAGATGGATGAAGGGAAGGTAGAAGCTGTGCGAGCCTGGCCCACTCCAACCACCATTAAGGAACTCCAACACTTTCTTgattttgccaacttctaccgccAGTTTATCAAGAACTACAGCTCCCTCACTGCTCTGCTAACCTCACTTCAAAAATCCAAGCCTAAGTCTCTGTCCTGGACCCCCATGGCCTCCTACGCCTTCCAACACCTTAAGGATACCTTCACTACAGCACCACTTCTCGTCCATCCTGATCCCAGCAAACCTTTTGTGGTCGAGGTAGATGCCTCAACTACAGGTGTAGGAGCCGTCCTCTCTCAGAAGCAGGGGAAACCACCCAGACTCCATCCTTGCGCCTACTTTTCCAAAAAGCTCTCCCCGGCAGAGCAAAATTACGATATCGGAAACTGGCTGTCAAACTGGCACTAGAAGAGTGCCgacattggctggagggggccCAACATCCTTTTCTGGTACTGACAGACCATAAAAACCTAGAGTATCTTATGGAAGCTCGTCGCCTTAATCCCCGCCAAGCACGATGGGCACTCTTCTTCACGCGCTTCAACTTCACCATCTCCTATTGTCCAGGTGACAAGAATATTAAGGCAGATGCCCTTTCCCGTCTCCACACCCTAGAGGAAACCCATGAGGAACCGGACACCATTCTTCCTCCTCGCATTATTGTAAGCCCAATCCAGTGGTCCCTGGACAATAACATCGCAGAGGCCCCTGCCACTGAACCAGCTCCGCCGGGCGGTCCTGCCAATAAGACCTATGTACCCTCTTCCCTACGGCTAACTCTCATTGATTCTGTACACTCttccttgggcactggccaccctgggactAATAGGACCCTCTCACTCATCCAGGACTGGTTCTGGTGGCCACGTATGGACAAAGATGTCTGAAGGTTTGTCCGAAGTTTTGTCCAAGGATGTGCCGAATGTGCTATCTCTCCCGAACTCCACGCCAACTTCCAGCTGGCAAACTACTTCCTCTGCCCATTCCTCGTCGGCCCTGGTCACACCTAGGGGTCGATTTCATTATGGATTTGCCATCCTCTGAGGGTTTTACATGCATTTTGGTGGCAGCAGATCATTTTCAAGGCCTGCAAGTTGATTCCCCTCAAGGAACTTCCCACCGCCCTAGAAACTGAAACTCTCTTCAATCACGTTTTCCACAATTATGGAATCCCAGAGGATATAGTCTCCGACAGAGGCTCACAGTTCATCTTCAGAGTCTGGAGGGCTTTCTTTTCACTCTTAGGTGTAACCATCAGTCTTTCTTCCAGTTACCATCCACAGAGAAACGGTCAGATAGTAAGGAAGATTCAGGAGATCAGACATTTTCTCAGAACCTTCTGTCATCGCCGCCAGAACCGTTGGAGTCGTTTTCTGTCCTGGGCCGAGTACACACAGAACTATCTACATCAGCCCTTCACTAACCTTACACCCTTCCAGTGCGTACTCAGCTACCAGCCCCCTCTCTTTCCATGGTCAGGAGAACCATCAGACTTACCAGCTGTTGACCATTGGTTTAGAGAGATTGAGAGGGTCTAGGACTTGgctcaccaccacctgcaacGGGCTGTGCACCGCCAGAAATTCCTTGCTGATAACTGGAGTTCTCCCACTCCCACGGACCATCCAGGGCAGAAGGTGTGGCTCCCCATGAGGGACATCAGGCTGCGTCTCCCGTGCAAAAAGTCCCCGTTACATTGTCCCTTCACCATTACCAGAAAAATTAACCCTGTCACTTTCCAACTCCAGCTCCCCTCCGAATATCACATCCATCCTGCTTTCCACATTTCTCTTCTGAAACCTTACCACCCGTCCCTCTCTCCTCACTCCTCAGAATCCGATCCTGCTGACGATCCCCCCCAGCTGCTACTCCTGGAAGACGGACCGATCTACGCAGTTCGAGACATCCTGGACTCCCGACGCCGTAGGGGTCGTCTTGAGTACCTCGTTGATTGGGAGGGTTACGGTCCAGAGGAAAGATCATGGATACCTTGAGATGACATCCTGGATCCCACCCTTCTTTCCAACTTCCACGATACTCACCTTGGTCGTCCAGCTCCTCGTGGACATGGTCGTCCATGGCATCGGGAATCACGTCCCTCTGGAGCGGTctgtggagggggggggggtaatttcACGGATCTGCCGGACACTTCCAGCACTAATATTCTACCATCCCTCTCCCCTGAGTACTGATCATCTGCACCTGCCCCTCATCACTGCATCAATCAGCTCCACTACATAAAATCCAGATTCTCTTTTCACTCTTCATCTGGTCTCGAATTAGAAAACAGACTACTTACCTGCTACCGCTGTTATCTTCATTGAAGACATTCCCTTGCATTCTCTTCCTAGTTTTTAACTAGACTTGAACTTGCACAACTCGTCCTTCAGTAGAGCAAGATCTGCTGCTGCATTCATAGaagtaaaaaaatacacaaaaacaaataaatgaatcttCATTCAAACACTCAACGGAGAGAGGAAATAGTCTGCTTGAGCACAATACCATTCAACTCCAGTTCACTTCCCTGCTGGTTTATCAATGCACATATTTATAcacatgtatgtatgtttataatTCTTAACAGACCTCCCTGTGTTGAGCTCTTCTGGGTCAGTGCTGCTGTTTGTCCAGTAGGGGCCAGTAAGAAGCTCTTGTAGTTTATGACAGAAGGCAGTTGTTGGGTTTGTCATTTGTAGCTTTCGGAGGTGATTGTTCCCTTCGAGGCTCAATACTGTAAAACATTGGGGAGAAATATCTATCAACAGACATCATGTGTGAATGATTTTTATAAACTATAACATCCTTTCTGTTTTGTTTCTAATGACTTTTACTGGTATAAATGACAATCAGATTGACCCTTAAAGCTCTGaggatgtttttaaagatttcctgtgtcagtggcatacccaaaattaaagacttatatatatatatatatatatatatatatatatatatatatatatatatatatatatatatatatatatatatatatatacatatattaggtCTCTCAGTCAGTAaaatttttaattgcaattaatcactttttatttatttatttatttatttttattgcgattaatcgcagattttgaaaatgctgaaatttgacaccatatatatgtattttcctgtcaaaatgcatttatttccatcttaggaaagaaaacaaaacaatatgttacaatataatgctttattaacattttccaaacaaagccttccacaatataatttcacctattcaagtaacattaaacatttcccaaagtctaattgggaggttgacttattgaaagaattagtccccataggttgagtattcatgcatattttcatatttctatattcataattttacatttaaaatattcatctaattatttatgcatttgcaactgctgtttaaaagtatttattcctgctctgtgaaaatacaccTAATCActacttcagatgcagcttctctGCCACCTTTGCTGTGTAAAAATGGCTTTAGTCCCATTGGattagtattcattgcaataggcattacatctcttaaactcatcctccacaatattcaTCTGCCAGTAGAATGTGActatccactttcctacagcaatcctgaagctgtgttcatgattcgcatcacaGCATCAATGCCAGCGTCCAGCGCCGGTTTGAACTCCACGGGAAAAGcggagtgatagttaagacttggcgtgcTTCAGTGGTAATTATAATGcgctgaaaatacttgatttctctctctctctctctctctctctctctctctctctctaaatatatatatatatatatatatagatatagatagatagatagatataaaagaaaaacaaggagggttaagtgtttggtgtcattgtaaagaaaacctgTCAATATTTTGAATAATATGGATTTTGATCAGTTCTGAGACTCTCACCCTAAAAAATGCTGGGAAAAAAGACTTGAGCCAAAATTGTACTTTTTTCTAATTTGTCtgatatatctctgggtgtaaataaggtggctctgaaaaactgcttttgttttgttcccagtcatgtcaactgtaactgagtaaaatgtttctgttgatatgacaaagcaatcaaaggttatagcattacaaatataattatcctagtgtacaaaaacgtctccatgtgtccaaaagcctctccaaacaaataaagcatAACAATTGTTCAttagaactaattacacatgcaaacacaacaatgattaaaggtttgcatagcatgcagacatgattttattttatgagATTTCACATAATGAGTGCCATTTGACTCAGTGAGTCTGCATCATTCAGTCTGTTTCATGTACTTGGCGCTATTTCCTGGTGGTGTAACGTTgctagcaatgacaggcagatgaagacgataaagtgtgaagaacccaagtgcagtttatttacaacgtGAAATCTAAAAAcgtgaatacaaaacaaaacaaacgtcACGtcacgacttgacttgacttgacttgacttgacaacgttacaccaaaacaatacttgacaaaagacaatggcaaacatgagggcttaaataatgAACAtgcatgacaatgacaaccaatcaacagacagaactgtaaacaagataacaagactaataaactttaaccaatgaaaagacaagactgctaacaagaactcaaacaatgaaccaatgaaaacaagacaaatgaacaggggaaacacatgacaagatcacatgagggaacaggaaatcacatgacatgagcacatgactataaaacaggaactaaactatcaaaataaaagacatgaactcataaatttaaatgtgaaatttaaatgtgtgtcattgtctgtttcattgcctacttgttatgaccattgtgcctgctttactggattatcgattttggattactgttttgctctgtttggaCTGTTTACCTGTTAACAACTTCTTTGCCTGCTTCACGACtatgtctctgccttgtgttttggatttgtatgctgattgtaaacaaacttcctgcatttggattctaccttcgcctccacgTCGAGTCCCTCACAGAATATTTCAACTGATATcttttttgtgttggtcaagactgtagttattaatattttgaccaaaaaaaTTTCTGGAGGGGCTGCCGGCGGGCACATCCAACATTAAAGGGTTAAttgtgtatacatttttatttaaaaagaaaaaaatataattcacaCAGTAAATCAATAACTCAATGTAGTTTTTCCAGTTAACCATGTGGATCCTTAAGTAgatcagagagcagcttcactcctgaatctTCTGATACATTATAGTTCAGATTGAGTTCTTTCGGGTGTGAAGGGTTTGATCTCAGAGCTGACGCCAGAGCAGCACAAACTTCAGCTCCAATACTGCAGCGATACAGACTGCAGAGAGAAGAAAAACTCCTCACACTCACAGCTCTACACATATTGTACTTACATTCAGCAGGCAAAAAGAAGTATTGGCTTAAACACTGTATATGTGACTAATTGGTCTGATTaatacaagaaaatgagaaatacAGACTGagtgataaatatttaaaagtatcATTTGGATTCTTAATGACTATTCAACCGCATAAACTGGTGTTGAACATGAAACCTTTTTCCAAATAAAGAGTAaatatgtttgtgtgcatgtatgaGGGATGGTGTGgttggcttgtgtgtgtgtgtgtgtgtgtgtgtgtgtgtgtgtttgtttgttgttgtcagggttggggagtagcgAAATACATGTaccgggaatacgtatttaaaatacaaaatataagtaactgtattccactacagttacaatttaaataattggtatttagaatacagttacattcaaaagtattttgattactgaagagattactttgtattgtattgtcatttgtttcatttaatatttagtcttttcaaatggaaaaatgtatacatataaatgatgcgatcaaaagtgcatttgaacagcggtgaaacactttcttatgatgttttacattcatacgagcagacagcaAGTTtgacgtttggagcagaagatatagaaataaaccttgtgtaaattgtcagctttatgctaagctaaaatgcacgttaccaggcacgatcatatttttttatcaagaaaattcacattggatcataatttattttttcctttgatattagggcaaaaatcgtactcttgataataatttgttttattgttttcctgtaaaaatatctaaaaatccttaaaacaagatcaatttgatttatcttgttttagaaacagcactgcataagatatttaggtttttcagagaatgtatgtttaacatgtgtattttgtcttactgtactggcagagtttttatactcaaaacaagtgaaaaaatctaccactgctgaagaagtaatccaaagtatttagaatacgttactgaccttgagtaatctaacggaatacgttacaaatgacattttacagcatgtattctgtaatctgtagtggaatacatt contains the following coding sequences:
- the LOC127442186 gene encoding uncharacterized protein LOC127442186; the encoded protein is MNPAGSDPIQELVDAFRCNDFPQSGIRWLTLLCSGHNLSSPVTQSLDSFTQNFREVFGRPVGDTSVCEQLYNLRQGESSINEYALKFRTLAASSRWNEPALLTTYRLGLEPRLRLHLSSFDDSMGLERFIQLSIRVANRMRSCLDELPASQFPPVSSQHSSAHGPEPDSEVMQIDAFRLSSAERQHRLTQRLCLYCVGKGHVISACPIHTPRPLYLHFSTHGQTATLFPTLSATSSVSKDSRVTPTSRSKQ